The Pseudomonas sp. MM223 genome segment TCGGCCAGCCCGGCGCGTGGCCCAGAGCCCAGCAGGCGCAGGTCGTTGGCGATTTTCATCAGCGCCACGGCCAGGGTCTTCAGGGCGCCCGCCAGGCTGGTCAGTGGTTCATGGCCGGCCAAGGCCGCGAACTTGTTCGGCGCCGTCACAAACGGCAGGCCGGACTCCGCCGCCAACTCGGCAGCAATGGCTTCGGCAAAACCATGCGGGGCGTTAAGCCCGGTACCTACGGCGGTGCCACCCTGGGCCAGCTCGCACACCGCCGGCAGGGTGGCGCGGATGGCACGCTGGGCATAGTCGAGCTGGGCGACGAAGGCGGACACCTCCTGGCCGAAGGTGATCGGCGTGGCATCCATCATGTGTGTGCGGCCGGTCTTCACCAGCTTGTGGTGGCGCGCCGACAGCTCGGCCAGCCCTGACGACAGCTCGGCGATTGCCGGCAGCAACTGCTCGTGCACCGCCTGCGCCGCAGCGATGTGCATGGCCGTGGGGAAGCAGTCATTGGAGCTTTGCGAGCGGTTGACGTGGTCGTTGGGGTGCACTGGCGCTTTGCCGCCACGGCCTTTGCCGGCCAGTTCGTTGGCGCGCCCGGCGATCACTTCGTTGACGTTCATGTTGCTTTGCGTGCCGCTGCCGGTCTGCCAGACGACCAACGGGAACTGCTCGTCGTGCTGGCCATCCAGCACTTCGTCGGCGGCTTGTTCGATCAGCCGGGCGATGTCGGCCGGCAGGTCGCCATTGCGGTCGTTGACGCGTGCCGCGGCCTTCTTGATCAGTGCCAGGGCGTGCAGTACCGCGAGGGGCATGCGTTCCTTGCCAATGGCGAAGTTGATCAGCGAGCGCTGGGTTTGCGCACCCCAGTAGGCGCCATCAGGAACTTCGACCGGGCCCAGGCTGTCTGTCTCGATACGGCTCATTCTGTACTCACTCCTGTGTAGTTCGAAATCGCAGTTTAGGCCCTGATTCGACCGAGCGGTTCCATCGCTCGTCGTGCCACTTGAGCACATCGCCACCACAGCGCAGAATGCTCTACTCTGAGGTACCCGCCTCCCTCTCCTTGAAGGAAATGCAATGACCCGTCTCCGTGTCCTTTGTGCCGCCGTTGCCCTGGCTTGCGCCAGCGGCCAGGTACTCGCTGCCACCGCCAGCCACAACGCTGCTGCCGAGAAATTCCTGACCCTGGCCAACGCCGACAAGCTGGGCACCCCGG includes the following:
- the fumC_2 gene encoding Fumarate hydratase class II (*Name fumC_2) codes for the protein MSRIETDSLGPVEVPDGAYWGAQTQRSLINFAIGKERMPLAVLHALALIKKAAARVNDRNGDLPADIARLIEQAADEVLDGQHDEQFPLVVWQTGSGTQSNMNVNEVIAGRANELAGKGRGGKAPVHPNDHVNRSQSSNDCFPTAMHIAAAQAVHEQLLPAIAELSSGLAELSARHHKLVKTGRTHMMDATPITFGQEVSAFVAQLDYAQRAIRATLPAVCELAQGGTAVGTGLNAPHGFAEAIAAELAAESGLPFVTAPNKFAALAGHEPLTSLAGALKTLAVALMKIANDLRLLGSGPRAGLAEVRLPANEPGELDHAGQGQPDPVRGAVDAGLPGTGQRCSHRFCCQPGAFAAERVQAGDHPQPVAVDRTAGRWLPQLPAALCGGHRARCRADGRAPGAGLDAGDGVEPAYWL